A single region of the Streptomyces caelestis genome encodes:
- a CDS encoding ABC transporter substrate-binding protein, with amino-acid sequence MQNAGQLSRRQILAAAGFIGLATLTGCGSSDDGGDGKDLSKKQNGAMKNYRAGQRFKAAEPLSFSVLHNNNPVYPMKDGWLFWKELTKRTGVTLEPVDVPLADYEKKRSVLIGAGDAPFLIPKTYHPSEVAFVSSGAILPVSDYVHLMPNFREKVRKWKLEPELDSIRQSDGRYYLLPGLHEKVKSGYSLSFRTDVLDRHGLSLPTTWDEVYDVLKALKEEYPGTYPFSDRWSTNTPFPCGALFGYLGQAFGVRAGWSYDNISFDHKAQKFVFTGAQDAYRQMVEYLRRLVAEKLMDPESFSQTDDQAVQKLLAQKSYAISANPQELVQHYRYNLEKQVDGAKIEMVPVPLGPAGPVVLGGTRLENGVMVAGKALKSDSFVAMMQFLDWLWYSDEGQKFCKWGVEGVTYTESGGRPRLKPGISLMGSDPDAEKDLQKDYGFFNGVFTYGGSWDLVSSSFSPDEKRFQDAMTQREQLPIDPAHPLQSFEQEQATLWDTPLKDTVIQNTLQFVLGKRPLSEWNAYLAELKSKNMQQLVDLHNKAYERFKKENG; translated from the coding sequence GTGCAGAACGCAGGACAGCTGTCGCGGCGCCAGATACTCGCCGCCGCCGGCTTCATCGGCCTCGCCACCCTCACCGGCTGCGGCAGCTCAGACGACGGAGGGGACGGGAAGGACCTGTCGAAGAAACAGAACGGGGCGATGAAGAACTACCGGGCCGGGCAGCGGTTCAAGGCGGCCGAGCCGCTGTCCTTCTCGGTGCTGCACAACAACAACCCGGTCTACCCCATGAAGGACGGCTGGCTGTTCTGGAAGGAACTCACCAAGCGCACCGGCGTGACCCTCGAACCGGTCGACGTCCCGCTGGCCGACTACGAGAAGAAGCGCAGCGTCCTCATCGGCGCGGGAGACGCTCCCTTCCTGATCCCCAAGACCTACCACCCCTCCGAGGTCGCCTTCGTCTCGTCGGGCGCGATCCTCCCGGTCAGCGACTACGTGCACCTGATGCCCAACTTCCGCGAGAAGGTGCGCAAGTGGAAGCTGGAGCCCGAGCTCGACTCGATCCGCCAGTCCGACGGCAGGTACTACCTGCTGCCCGGACTGCACGAGAAGGTCAAGTCCGGCTACTCGCTGTCCTTCCGCACGGACGTCCTCGACCGCCACGGCCTGAGCCTGCCCACCACCTGGGACGAGGTGTACGACGTCCTCAAGGCGCTCAAGGAGGAGTACCCCGGCACGTACCCCTTCTCCGACCGCTGGAGCACCAACACCCCGTTCCCCTGCGGCGCCCTGTTCGGCTACCTCGGCCAGGCCTTCGGCGTCCGGGCCGGATGGAGCTACGACAACATCAGCTTCGACCACAAGGCGCAGAAGTTCGTCTTCACCGGCGCCCAGGACGCCTACCGCCAGATGGTCGAGTACCTGCGCAGGCTCGTCGCCGAGAAGCTCATGGACCCCGAGAGCTTCAGCCAGACCGACGACCAGGCCGTGCAGAAACTGCTCGCCCAGAAGTCCTACGCGATCAGCGCCAACCCCCAGGAGCTGGTGCAGCACTACCGCTACAACCTGGAGAAGCAGGTCGACGGCGCCAAGATCGAGATGGTGCCGGTGCCCCTTGGACCGGCCGGCCCGGTCGTGCTCGGCGGCACCCGCCTGGAGAACGGCGTCATGGTCGCCGGCAAGGCCCTCAAGAGCGACAGCTTCGTCGCGATGATGCAGTTCCTCGACTGGCTCTGGTACTCGGACGAGGGCCAGAAGTTCTGCAAGTGGGGCGTCGAGGGCGTCACCTACACCGAGTCCGGCGGCCGGCCCCGGCTGAAGCCCGGCATTTCCCTCATGGGCTCCGACCCGGACGCCGAGAAGGACCTCCAGAAGGACTACGGCTTCTTCAACGGCGTCTTCACCTACGGCGGCAGCTGGGACCTGGTCTCCTCCTCCTTCAGCCCGGACGAGAAGAGGTTCCAGGACGCGATGACCCAGCGCGAGCAGCTGCCCATCGACCCGGCCCACCCGCTCCAGTCCTTCGAGCAGGAACAGGCGACCCTCTGGGACACCCCGCTCAAGGACACCGTCATCCAGAACACCCTCCAGTTCGTCCTCGGCAAGCGCCCGCTGTCCGAATGGAACGCCTACCTCGCCGAACTGAAGTCGAAGAACATGCAGCAGCTCGTCGACCTGCACAACAAGGCGTACGAGCGGTTCAAGAAGGAGAACGGGTGA
- a CDS encoding beta-galactosidase: MTAPRTPRIPYGGDYNPEQWPGTVWGDDHRLFTQAGIDTLTVGVFTWSLTQPAPDTYDFTVLDRILDRAAAEHRQVCLATGTAALPPWLAKRHPEVNRTDFEGRRHRYGQRHNFCPSAPAYREHATALASRLAERYADHPALLAWHVNNEYGGVCYCELCAEAFRAWLRDRHGTLDALNDAWWTTFWSHRYTDWDQIEPPNALTEHWRGPDHTAFQGITLDYFRFTTDALLGCFLAEKEVIRAHDPDTPVTTNFMGTFRPLDYHRWAPHLDFASWDSYPPLDAPPTRPALAHDLMRGLKDGAPFWLMEQTPSTTACRDVNPLRRPGELRLATFQAIAHGADAALYFQMRASRGACEKYHGAVIGHAGRDDTRVFREVAALGRELESLGDRTLGARTPARTALLFDWDSWWALEISDGPSRLVRYPDVVHAYYRAAREAGADVDVIPQTADLTPYDVVLAPALHMVKGDLATRLEEVAARGGTVLATFLSGRVDEHDRAFLTDVPGPLAPLMGIRVDEWDARPPEFTQPIPELPAEARLVFEIVLPQGAEPVATYGTDFYAGTPAVTRNRFGDGEGWYVATALDQPGVDEVVRRVLARHDLLGPYTDHPAVETATRVAPDGTRLLFLLNHAPEPARLAAHTTATDLLTGKRVEQGDPLVLDPLGVAILQWTRRPRSSGTPDLRKK, from the coding sequence ATGACCGCGCCCCGCACGCCGAGGATCCCGTACGGCGGTGACTACAACCCCGAGCAGTGGCCCGGGACCGTCTGGGGCGACGACCACCGCCTGTTCACCCAGGCCGGCATCGACACCCTGACCGTCGGCGTGTTCACCTGGTCCCTGACCCAACCGGCCCCGGACACCTACGACTTCACGGTCCTGGACCGCATCCTGGACCGTGCCGCAGCAGAGCACCGTCAGGTCTGTCTGGCCACCGGCACCGCCGCCCTCCCGCCCTGGCTCGCCAAACGGCACCCCGAGGTCAACCGCACCGACTTCGAGGGCCGCCGCCACCGCTACGGCCAGCGCCACAACTTCTGCCCCAGCGCACCGGCGTACCGCGAGCACGCCACCGCACTGGCCTCCCGCCTCGCCGAACGGTACGCCGACCACCCCGCCCTGCTCGCCTGGCACGTCAACAACGAGTACGGCGGCGTCTGTTACTGCGAGCTGTGCGCCGAGGCGTTCCGCGCGTGGCTCCGCGACCGGCACGGCACCCTCGACGCCCTCAACGACGCCTGGTGGACCACCTTCTGGTCCCATCGCTACACCGACTGGGACCAGATCGAGCCGCCGAACGCCCTCACCGAGCACTGGCGCGGACCCGACCACACCGCCTTCCAGGGCATCACCCTCGACTACTTCCGCTTCACCACCGACGCCCTCCTCGGCTGCTTCCTGGCCGAGAAGGAGGTGATCCGCGCCCACGACCCCGACACACCCGTCACCACCAACTTCATGGGCACCTTTCGCCCCCTCGACTACCACCGCTGGGCGCCCCACCTCGACTTCGCCTCCTGGGACAGCTACCCGCCCCTCGACGCCCCGCCGACCCGCCCCGCCCTCGCCCACGACCTGATGCGCGGCCTGAAGGACGGCGCCCCCTTCTGGCTGATGGAGCAGACGCCGTCGACGACGGCCTGCCGGGACGTCAACCCGCTCCGGCGTCCCGGCGAGCTCCGCCTCGCCACCTTCCAGGCCATCGCCCACGGCGCCGACGCCGCTCTCTACTTCCAGATGCGCGCCTCACGGGGCGCCTGCGAGAAGTACCACGGGGCGGTCATCGGCCACGCGGGCCGCGACGACACCCGGGTCTTCCGCGAAGTGGCCGCACTGGGACGGGAGCTGGAGTCCCTGGGCGACCGGACCCTCGGCGCCCGCACCCCGGCCCGCACGGCCCTCCTCTTCGACTGGGACAGCTGGTGGGCCCTGGAGATCTCCGACGGCCCGTCCCGGCTGGTCAGATACCCGGACGTGGTCCACGCCTACTACCGGGCCGCCCGCGAGGCCGGCGCCGACGTGGACGTGATCCCGCAGACCGCCGACCTCACGCCCTACGACGTGGTGCTCGCCCCCGCCCTCCACATGGTCAAGGGCGACCTCGCCACCCGCCTCGAAGAAGTGGCCGCACGCGGCGGCACGGTCCTGGCCACCTTCCTCTCCGGCCGCGTCGACGAACACGACCGCGCCTTCCTCACCGACGTTCCCGGCCCGCTCGCACCGCTGATGGGCATCCGCGTGGACGAATGGGACGCCCGCCCACCGGAGTTCACTCAACCGATCCCCGAACTGCCCGCCGAAGCACGGCTGGTCTTCGAGATCGTGCTGCCGCAAGGCGCCGAACCGGTCGCCACCTACGGCACCGACTTCTACGCGGGCACCCCCGCCGTCACCCGCAACCGCTTCGGCGACGGCGAGGGCTGGTACGTCGCCACCGCCCTCGACCAGCCGGGCGTCGACGAGGTCGTCCGCCGCGTCCTGGCCCGCCACGACCTGCTCGGCCCCTACACCGACCACCCCGCGGTGGAGACCGCCACCCGTGTCGCCCCCGACGGCACCCGCCTCCTCTTCCTCCTCAACCACGCCCCCGAACCGGCCCGCCTGGCCGCCCACACCACCGCCACCGACCTGCTCACCGGCAAACGGGTCGAGCAGGGCGACCCCTTGGTCCTCGATCCCCTGGGCGTGGCGATCCTTCAGTGGACGCGGCGCCCTCGCTCGTCCGGTACCCCCGACTTGCGGAAGAAGTAG
- a CDS encoding alpha-glucuronidase — translation MPLPVPVLPEGVDPAWLPPAAFRAVGGRRTLIRGSGPPAETVHGEVAEACRRFGGRVVRDAQPGEGAYDLVLDLGGEGLGEEGFTCAREGGTTTVTATCGRGLLYGLFHVVRLGEAAFTGAWARETHRPALALRMLDHWDNVAVHPVMGQVERGYAGGSLFWEDGRARGDLERVRAYGRLLAACGINAVAVNNVNVHETEAHLLTDRIGEVAAIADVLRPYGVRTHLSVSFAAPVVLGGLPTADPLDEAVRGWWATATRRVYEAIPDFGGYVVKADSEGQPGPFAYGRSHADGANLLAAAVGPYGGTVHWRAFVYDHRQDWRDRTTDRARAAYDHFVPLDGEFAADAVLQVKHGPMDFQVREPVSPLIGAMPRTRLAVEVQVTQEYTGQQRHVCWLGPMWSEVLRFRHDPESSVGERARGGLVGVSNAGDDPFWTGHPLAQANLYTFGRLAWRPDAEPREVLDEWIGLTFPKAPERLSDGLHAVLDGSWRTYEKYTAPLGVGWMVQPGHHYGPNVDGYEYSPWGTYHFADRDGIGVDRSVATGTGYAGQYAKPWAELYESPGTCPDELLLFFHHVSYGHTLHSGKTVIQHIYDTHFEGVAEVEEARRVWAGLADLVEPGRHARVAERYEEQLRSAREWRDQINSYFFRKSGVPDERGRRVH, via the coding sequence ATGCCGCTTCCCGTGCCCGTCCTGCCCGAGGGGGTCGACCCGGCCTGGCTGCCGCCCGCCGCCTTCCGGGCGGTCGGCGGCCGGCGGACGCTGATCCGTGGATCGGGTCCGCCGGCGGAGACGGTGCACGGGGAGGTGGCGGAGGCCTGCCGACGGTTCGGGGGCCGGGTCGTACGGGACGCCCAGCCGGGCGAGGGCGCGTACGACCTGGTCCTCGACCTCGGCGGAGAGGGCCTCGGCGAGGAGGGCTTCACATGCGCGCGTGAGGGCGGCACGACGACCGTCACCGCAACGTGCGGACGGGGGCTGCTGTACGGGCTGTTCCACGTCGTGCGGCTCGGCGAGGCGGCGTTCACCGGCGCGTGGGCGCGGGAGACGCATCGCCCCGCGCTCGCCCTGCGCATGCTGGACCACTGGGACAACGTCGCCGTGCACCCGGTCATGGGCCAGGTGGAGCGGGGGTACGCGGGCGGCTCGCTGTTCTGGGAGGACGGGCGGGCGCGCGGCGACCTGGAGCGGGTGCGGGCGTACGGCAGGCTGCTGGCGGCGTGCGGGATCAACGCGGTCGCCGTCAACAACGTCAACGTGCACGAGACCGAGGCGCACCTGCTGACCGATCGGATCGGTGAAGTGGCCGCGATCGCCGATGTGCTGCGGCCTTATGGGGTCCGCACACACCTGTCCGTGTCCTTCGCCGCGCCGGTGGTGCTCGGCGGACTTCCCACGGCCGATCCGCTGGACGAGGCGGTGCGGGGTTGGTGGGCCACGGCGACACGGCGGGTGTACGAGGCGATCCCCGACTTCGGCGGGTACGTGGTGAAGGCCGACTCGGAGGGCCAGCCGGGCCCGTTCGCGTACGGCCGCAGTCACGCCGACGGGGCGAACCTGCTGGCCGCCGCTGTGGGGCCGTACGGCGGCACCGTCCACTGGCGGGCGTTCGTCTACGACCACCGTCAGGACTGGCGTGACCGCACGACGGACCGGGCCCGGGCCGCGTACGACCACTTCGTGCCGCTGGACGGCGAGTTCGCGGCCGACGCGGTGCTCCAGGTGAAGCACGGGCCGATGGACTTCCAGGTGCGCGAGCCGGTCTCGCCGCTGATCGGCGCGATGCCGCGCACCCGGCTGGCGGTGGAGGTGCAGGTCACCCAGGAGTACACCGGGCAGCAGCGGCACGTCTGCTGGCTGGGGCCGATGTGGAGCGAGGTGCTGCGGTTCCGGCACGACCCGGAGTCGTCCGTGGGGGAACGGGCGCGGGGCGGGCTGGTCGGCGTGTCCAACGCCGGTGACGATCCGTTCTGGACCGGGCATCCCCTCGCCCAGGCCAACCTGTACACCTTCGGACGGCTCGCCTGGCGGCCGGACGCCGAGCCGCGTGAGGTGCTCGACGAGTGGATCGGGCTGACCTTCCCCAAGGCCCCGGAGCGCTTGTCCGACGGGCTGCACGCGGTGCTCGACGGCTCGTGGCGGACGTACGAGAAGTACACCGCTCCGCTCGGCGTGGGATGGATGGTGCAGCCGGGCCACCACTACGGGCCGAACGTCGACGGCTACGAGTACAGCCCCTGGGGCACCTACCACTTCGCCGACCGGGACGGCATCGGCGTCGACCGCAGTGTGGCGACCGGCACCGGGTACGCCGGGCAGTACGCCAAGCCGTGGGCCGAGCTGTACGAGTCGCCGGGCACCTGCCCCGACGAGCTGCTGTTGTTCTTCCACCACGTGTCCTACGGGCACACACTTCACAGCGGCAAGACGGTGATCCAGCACATCTACGACACGCACTTCGAGGGCGTGGCGGAAGTAGAGGAGGCCCGCCGGGTGTGGGCGGGCCTCGCGGACCTGGTCGAGCCGGGGCGGCACGCCCGGGTGGCGGAGCGGTACGAGGAGCAGCTCCGCAGCGCCCGCGAGTGGCGCGACCAGATCAACAGCTACTTCTTCCGCAAGTCGGGGGTACCGGACGAGCGAGGGCGCCGCGTCCACTGA